The DNA region TCCGCTTTTTTCAGGTCTTCAATCTGGCCGATGACGGAGTCTTCAATCCAGGTGTTTACAAAGAGTTCGTCAGGGCATTCTACGGTTTGTTCCACAGCGATGCCGCGGGCGATTTTTTTCGCTTCGGCATAGTCGTCTGCCGCGATTCGATAGGTGGCGGTAAAGCGGGAGGAATGTCTCAATGCGTCATTTAATTCGTTAAAGAGTTCACTTTCAAAAAAAGGGTTTGATGCCATTCAATATACCTGCTTTCCTTAGTTCTTTTTGATTTCGCGGGATACTTCCGGGCGGCTTTTCTCAATTTTCTCTGTGCTTCCTGTGTCACCGGAAAGCCAGTAGAGGGGCCTGTTTTTTGATTCTTCATAAATGCGTCCTATATATTCGCCGATGATGCCGAGGCCTACAAGGTTGACGGCGCCAAAGAAAGAAACGAGGATGGTGAGGGTTGTCCAACCGGGAACGACGGCGCCTGTGAGGTAGGCGTAAAGAACATGAAGTATCAGGATGATGCCTGCGATACCTGCAAAGATGCCTGCGTAAAAAGCGGCACGAAGGGGGGTGGTAGAGTTGGTGAGGATACCATCTACGGCAAAGTGGAGCATTTTCCTCATGTTAAATTTGGATACGCCTGCATGCCTTGCCGGCGCCTCAAATTTGACGCTGGCGGTTTTAAATCCAAGCCCGCCCACGATGCCGCGGATGAAGCGGCTGTGTTCACGGAACTTAAGGAAAACGTCCAGTGCTTTTCTGTCCATGAGACGGAAGTCGGAACCTCCTGGAAGGACAGGGGTCTTTGAAATGGAATTGATCATGGTGTAGTATCCCGCAGAGGTGATTTTCTTTATGGGTCCTGCGTCTTCAGTGGCGGTACGCACGGTCTGGACGATGTCATATCCTTCTTTCCATTTTCCGATGAGTGTGGGGATAAGGGCGGGAGGATGCTGCATATCGCCATCCATGGTGATGACAGCGTCGCCGCGGGCGAAGTCCATGCCGCAGGTAATGGCGATTTGGTGCCCAAAGTTGCGTGCAAAGGTAAGCGCTCGTACATGAGGGTCTTTTTCCGCAAGACCGCAGATAAGTTCATTGGTGCGGTCGTGAGAGCCGTCGTCCACATAAATCAGTTCATAGGCCATACCCGTTTCTTCCATGACACGGGTGACGGCATCGTGAAAAAAAATGACATTGTCTTCCTCGTTGTACACCGGGGTGACGATAGAAATCATAGGATAACTCCTTTTACATACAATACAGATGGTACTATTATAGCACAGCATGCTTTTTGAAGAGGCGGAAGTCTCCGCAGCACTTTTTGACTTGGCATGTATGTTCCGGGCGCGGCAGATGAATAAAGGAGTGGCGTCCCCTTGTGGCTATAGAATAGAATGCAGATTTCTGCCGATATATTTTCCTTGAAAAAATGTAAATGACAATTTTTGCTTAAGGGAAACAAAAAAGAACATGCCGATCGGGGCATGTCCAGGTATTTCATGAAATATTTTTATTGCGGGAGCAATCAGTTTCTTGCGTGGCCGGAATTAACGATAGCGATTCTATAGTCGCGGCCGCTTTGGGTATTTACGTCAGAAGCGCTTACATTATAGGTTTTTTCTTTGATTTGCGGGGCTTCCTCCGGCTTTGCCGCTGTTTCGTCATAGACGGGATGTCCGTATTTGTCCTGGTTGGCGAGGGCGATGCGGTAGTCGCGATGGTCAGCGTGGGCGATGCCTGCAATGGTGAGTGCCGCTGCGGACAGAAAAGCGATTTTTACCAATGTTTTCATAAATAGCCTCCTTATTTTATAACCGGGAATTTCATCCCATAATTTGTAACTTAATTATATAATAGTTCTCCCGTTTGTGTCACGTGCGAATAAATGTGTATATTAAAACCCCCCTTCCGGGGAAGAAGGGGGGAGGGTATGGGAGTACCCTTTTTAGAGAGAGGTGAATCATAAAATAAAATCAATAATGGAGTAAAGTATGAAAAATAATGGAGTAAAGAATGAACATAAAATCAATACGTGTAGAAGAACGGATCAGCTATGGCTTTTCCCATCCCTGCACTTCATGATCTTTGTGATGCCAGCCATGTTTGGGAGTATATTTCTCATGTCTGGATACATCGCTGTCATGTTTCTTGAGCAGATAGGGACAGCTATCATCTGTACGGCTCTCATGTTTCGACACCTTTTTGCCATGTCCGGCCGGCGGGAAGCGGTTATTATCGGGGTCTTTCATCGGCTTCCATCCGTCCTTTCCATGCCTTTCCCGAGATTCGGGGCTGTCATTGCAGAGCCGCCATTCTTCTTCTGCATCACCTCCTTTCATGGGTTGATGATCAGACTTCTTTATACAGGGAGACTCTTGCTTTTGGGAAAAAATCTTCCTTTCCGGGACAGCAGGTGTTCCTGATTGGAACAGAGAGAGTCGGTAATCCCGCATTTGCGGTGGTTCTTCCGCCGCAGCTGTGTTGCCGGAGAGGGAAAAGGCTCCGGTGGAAATTGTAAGCCCGATCACGAAAAGAATTGCATGGTTTTTGATAGTCCTCATTTAAGGCTTTTCCTCATTTCTGTACGGCCGGAGGGATGTTGCCTTCCACCGGTGGTACTTTTGACTGAGTATCCGGCATGTCCTTTTTGTTATTTTCCGGAGTTTTCTTCGTAGAGTCTTTTTTTGGCATCTGTTTTTCTTTTGATTTTTCTTTCGACGTATTATCCGGGGCTGGATTTTTCTTTTCATCCGCTTTATCTTGCTTATCAGGCGTTTCTTCTTTGATAATCCGGATATCTTGGACATCTTTTCCCGGCTGATTCATTTGTTTGTCTGTATCCTGCCGGATGCCGTTTTTCT from Dialister invisus DSM 15470 includes:
- a CDS encoding glycosyltransferase family 2 protein, producing MISIVTPVYNEEDNVIFFHDAVTRVMEETGMAYELIYVDDGSHDRTNELICGLAEKDPHVRALTFARNFGHQIAITCGMDFARGDAVITMDGDMQHPPALIPTLIGKWKEGYDIVQTVRTATEDAGPIKKITSAGYYTMINSISKTPVLPGGSDFRLMDRKALDVFLKFREHSRFIRGIVGGLGFKTASVKFEAPARHAGVSKFNMRKMLHFAVDGILTNSTTPLRAAFYAGIFAGIAGIILILHVLYAYLTGAVVPGWTTLTILVSFFGAVNLVGLGIIGEYIGRIYEESKNRPLYWLSGDTGSTEKIEKSRPEVSREIKKN